Proteins encoded by one window of Elaeis guineensis isolate ETL-2024a chromosome 12, EG11, whole genome shotgun sequence:
- the LOC105055277 gene encoding putative disease resistance protein RGA4, which yields MAMILDAFVERYVYKLLEFVEGEMSMILGVEDELKKLQKRMERISGFLESAERKRHADRNINMWVTELKDVMYDADDIIDRCMIEGRRLLEDHPSESLVRRSSSLFSCFSCTKFRHEIGNEIIKLNDRLKEIDQDRSNLPPLENTKQDARESKVNPRQTFPSVVKSDIVGMQVEEATQGLVESLIKEDNKKYRVLGIVGMGGIGKTTLASSIYNDERIKRNFSIHVWACVSKEFSEIKLLKDIIRGAGGEYEEDETKAELVPRLSSILSKRFFIILDDIWRTELWEDLLRIAFENATANGKIVITTRYVNVAKNMRAEIHHVDKMDDDSGWELLRKKVFGDDEEEEGEISSLREIGVKIVEKCDGLPLAIKAIAGVLRSKKKSTMGWNMVLESDAWSMSRLEEELPGALFLSYEDLPSDLKQCFLYCSLFPEDYPMNRDELIRYWVAEGFVRRTQGDTIMEDLAEDFCRELIGRNLLQPCDEFGELSRLAGNYCKMHDLLRSLAHFLIHDESIFLGDHEQSPHTNPLSKLRRLSMVNTRESLEVPDVIKQQKCLRTLLVWSSYETKMVENELFKKLRFLRVMDLSKTRLEILPDSVGDLLHLRYLNVSTTGIKELPESIGCLVNLQILNLARCEFLHTLPKTITKLYNLRCLCVEGIPLTHVPKGIGKLKHLNHLHVFVIRHDDRRDDEGCDLKELQCLSQLRFLEINRLERTQPAGAPVFANGRFLKTLILNCNQQEDDAEATAIQKIDTIYNDLSPQSTHLHRLEINYFFGSRFPSWMMSTSLHVSFPNLTEIRLSVCKSCPQLPPLGLLPQLKSLYIKRAYAIKTIGPEFLGPRASSATTSFPKLEELEFTRMSNWEEWSFGMVEGVGEERRGAPRLLPCLSTLVLFGCPKLRALPEGLRHATNLQELNIYGADNLKEISNLPSLKYLIISNCPRLEHVENLDKLQNLFVRLETSTTDADGQTERLLQWLLELLGQHSLQEFKLGCSLPVLKTFLKDGPNWPIIQPIPMVWILECGHPDRSSSYIRYTKDPPNFEANVVESEEAVD from the coding sequence ATGGCTATGATCTTAGATGCCTTTGTGGAAAGATACGTTTACAAGCTTTTAGAATTTGTGGAGGGAGAGATGTCGATGATACTAGGTGTGGAGGACGAGCTCAAGAAGCTTCAGAAAAGAATGGAGAGGATAAGCGGGTTTCTGGAATCAGCGGAGCGGAAGAGGCATGCAGACCGAAATATCAATATGTGGGTGACAGAGTTGAAGGATGTCATGTACGATGCGGACGATATCATCGACCGTTGTATGATCGAGGGCAGGAGATTGTTGGAAGATCATCCGTCCGAATCACTGGTACGCCGTTCCTCATCTTTGTTTTCTTGTTTTAGCTGCACCAAGTTCCGGCATGAAATTGGCAATGAAATTATAAAACTTAATGATAGGCTAAAAGAGATTGATCAGGATAGATCAAACTTGCCTCCACTAGAAAACACAAAGCAAGATGCTCGAGAGAGCAAAGTAAATCCCCGTCAGACTTTTCCTAGTGTGGTCAAGTCTGATATTGTAGGGATGCAAGTTGAAGAGGCTACTCAGGGTCTCGTGGAGTCACTAATTAAGGAGGATAATAAAAAATACCGAGTTTTGGGAATTGTTGGGATGGGCGGAATAGGCAAAACCACTCTTGCTTCTAGCATTTACAATGATGAAAGGATAAAAAGGAACTTTTCTATACATGTATGGGCATGTGTTTCCAAGGAATTTTCAGAAATAAAATTGCTGAAAGATATAATTAGGGGTGCGGGTGGAGAATATGAGGAGGATGAAACTAAGGCGGAGCTCGTACCCCGTCTTTCCTCTATACTTTCAAAAAGATTCTTCATTATATTAGATGATATATGGAGGACAGAATTATGGGAGGATTTGCTTAGAATAGCTTTTGAAAATGCAACAGCTAATGGCAAGATTGTGATTACCACTCGATATGTAAACGTGGCTAAAAATATGAGAGCAGAGATCCACCATGTTGATAAAATGGATGATGACAGTGGCTGGGAATTGCTCCGTAAGAAAGTCTTTggagatgatgaggaggaggagggggagatCTCTAGCTTAAGAGAAATCGGTGTTAAAATTGTGGAAAAATGTGACGGTCTTCCTCTTGCAATCAAGGCCATTGCTGGGGTTTTAAGGTCGAAGAAGAAAAGCACCATGGGATGGAATATGGTGCTCGAAAGTGATGCTTGGTCTATGAGTCGACTTGAAGAAGAACTCCCAGGAGCTCTATTTTTAAGCTACGAAGATTTACCCTCTGACCTCAAACAGTGTTTTCTTTATTGCTCGTTGTTTCCTGAGGATTATCCAATGAATCGCGATGAGCTTATTCGTTATTGGGTGGCTGAAGGATTTGTAAGAAGAACACAGGGAGATACGATTATGGAAGATTTAGCAGAGGATTTCTGTAGGGAGTTAATCGGGAGGAACCTTTTACAGCCATGTGATGAGTTTGGTGAATTGAGTCGCCTAGCTGGCAATTACTGCAAGATGCATGATCTGCTACGTTCCCTTGCTCATTTTTTGATACATGATGAGAGCATTTTTCTTGGTGATCACGAGCAATCACCTCACACAAATCCTTTGAGTAAGCTACGACGTTTGTCAATGGTTAACACAAGGGAGAGCCTAGAAGTTCCTGATGTAATAAAACAGCAAAAATGCCTAAGAACTCTTCTTGTTTGGAGTAGTTATGAGACAAAGATGGTCGAGaatgaactttttaaaaaattgagGTTTCTACGGGTCATGGACCTAAGCAAAACAAGACTTGAGATCCTTCCCGACTCCGTAGGAGATCTTTTGCACCTGAGATATTTAAATGTTTCTACGACGGGGATCAAGGAGTTGCCAGAGTCCATCGGATGCCTCGTAAACCTACAGATATTGAACTTGGCACGTTGTGAATTCTTGCATACTCTCCCCAAGACCATCACAAAATTGTACAATCTAAGATGCCTTTGTGTTGAAGGAATTCCATTAACTCATGTGCCAAAGGGAATAGGCAAATTAAAACATCTGAACCATCTTCATGTATTTGTGATCCGGCATGATGATAGAAGAGATGATGAGGGGTGTGATTTGAAGGAGCTGCAATGTCTCTCCCAGCTGAGATTCCTGGAGATAAACAGATTGGAGAGGACACAACCAGCGGGAGCTCCGGTATTCGCAAACGGCCGCTTTCTGAAGACACTGATTTTGAATTGCAATCAACAGGAAGATGACGCAGAAGCAACCGCAATCCAGAAAATTGACACCATTTACAATGACCTGTCTCCTCAATCCACCCACCTACACAGACTTGAGATCAATTACTTCTTTGGTAGTAGATTTCCCAGCTGGATGATGTCAACTTCCTTGCATGTCTCTTTTCCTAACCTGACGGAAATAAGACTCTCTGTTTGTAAATCATGTCCGCAACTTCCTCCACTGGGCCTGTTGCCCCAGCTGAAATCTCTTTATATTAAGAGAGCATATGCAATCAAAACCATCGGACCTGAATTTCTTGGCCCCCGTGCATCATCAGCAACGACTTCATTTCCCAAGCTCGAAGAGCTGGAATTTACAAGGATGTCCAACTGGGAAGAATGGTCGTTTGGTATGGTGGAGGGGGTTggtgaagaaagaagaggagccCCCAGGTTACTGCCTTGTCTATCAACGTTGGTTCTTTTTGGTTGTCCCAAGCTAAGAGCTCTTCCAGAAGGCCTACGGCATGCCACCAATTTACAGGAATTGAATATCTATGGAGCCGACAACCTAAAAGAAATCAGCAACCTTCCCTCATTGAAATATCTGATAATAAGCAATTGTCCGAGGTTGGAGCACGTGGAGAACCTTGATAAGTTGCAAAACCTATTTGTAAGATTAGAGACATCCACCACCGATGCTGATGGACAGACAGAGCGCCTCCTACAGTGGTTATTGGAGCTACTCGGGCAGCATTCTCTTCAAGAATTTAAACTAGGATGCAGCTTACCAGTCCTTAAGACCTTCCTCAAGGACGGCCCCAACTGGCCCATCATTCAGCCGATCCCCATGGTCTGGATCCTTGAGTGTGGGCATCCAGATCGTAGCTCATCATATATTCGGTATACGAAGGATCCACCCAATTTCGAAGCCAACGTCGTGGAATCAGAAGAAGCAGTGGACTGA